CCTGGCAACTCTATGAGATTTTCAATACCCGACTGGATGCGGATGAAAGAAAATTGCTGGATGAAATTGAAATGCCGCTCGTGGAAACGCTGGCGGATATGGAACTTGCGGGCATCCTTCTCGATGCAAAAATGTTGGGCGGCTTGTCTGTATCGATCGATGGGATGCTGAAGGATTTCGAGGCGAAAATTTACGATCAGGCGGGGGAAACTTTCAATATCAATTCCACCAAACAGCTGGCGGTGATTTTATTTGAAAAGCTGGAATTGCCCGCCGTCAAAAAAACCAAGAGCGGTTATTCCACCGACGTGTCGGTGCTGGAGGAACTGGCGGCGCAACATCCTCTGCCTGAACTGATTTTGAATTATCGTCAGCTGGCGAAATTGAAATCCACCTATGTCGATTCGCTTCCGCAGGAAGTGTATTCCAAAACGGGCAGGGTGCATACTTCTTACAACCAGACGGTGGCGGCGACGGGGCGACTGAGCAGTAGCGACCCCAATTTGCAGAACATCCCGATCCGTACTGAAATCGGACGTGAAATCAGGAAAGCCTTCATTGCGCCTGAGGGGCGCCTTATTCTTTCCGCAGACTATTCGCAAATCGAGTTGAGACTGCTCGCGCATCTGTCAGGCGACCCTGCTTTGACGCAGGCGTTTGAGCGCGGTGAAGACATTCATTCACGAACTGCGGCGGAGATATTCAATCAAGATCTGGATGCGGTGAACCCGGATTTGCGGCGTATGGCGAAGGCGGTTAATTTTGGCATCGTCTACGGCCTGAGTCCTTTTGGATTGTCGCGTCAACTCAAAATATCTCAAAGGGAAGCGAAGGAATTCATCGAGCAGTATTTTCATCTCTACAAAAACGTAAAGCTCTATATGGAGACGACGGTCGAGCAGGCGAGGGATCGCGGTTTCACGCTCACCCTGTTCAATCGAAAGCGTTATTTACCGGATTTGAATAGCAAGAATCGTCAAGCCCGGCAAGCGGCGGAGCGTGTCGCCATCAACTCACCGGTGCAGGGCAGCGCCGCCGACCTCATCAAAGTGGCGATGATCCGTTTGCGAGAGCATTTTGCAAAATCAAAAATGCAGGCAAAAATGCTGATGCAGGTGCATGACGAATTGGTGTTTGAATGCCCGGAGGAGGAGAAAGATGCGCTCGGCAAACTGGTGAAGCAGGAAATGGAACAGGTGATGAAGTTGTCGGTTCCGCTCGTTGTTGATATGGGCTGGGGACCCAATTGGAACGACGCTCACTAGTTTTGTTGGAGGATCTTTTATTAGATTCTATCAGGCTATGAAATACAGCGGCGTGTCTACCGCGCGAGCGCCCGGCGCTTTTTTAGTTCAAAACAAACTTCAGTCCTTCCCAGCTTGTTCTAATGAGAGACGTTTTCTTCAATCGCGATGAAGTTTTTTAGTTTGCCGTCTTCATCGTTGATGGGGAATACCTGGGCGGTCGACCAAAATGACCTTTCATTTTTTTTGTCGCCGCGAATCTCTCCCTTCCATTCTTTAGAAGACGGCGTGTGATCCCACATGATTTTATACTCCGCTTTGCTGGTCCCTTCGGTTTGTAAAATACGCGGCTTTTCTCCTATGATTTCATCCTCTGTATAACCGGTGCGCCGGTAGAATTGTGGATTTGCATATTCGATTTGCGCGTATTGATCTGTGATGAGGATGGCGTTGGGATTTTTTTCTACGGCCTGGATGAGTTTGAAGTTTTCGTTCTCAGATTGTTGATGCAGATAGATTTCTTTCTTTAGCAGGTCATTGGCTTTTTTGAGCCCCTCGGTGCGGTCGTTGATCACTTTCCTCAGTGAATTTTGGAATTCAAAGAGAGCGTTCTCTATTGCTTTTATTTTGAGACACAGCAGGGCTACGACCCAGATCGAAAACAGAATCAAGCCGCGATTCATGAGCGGTTTCCAGGATTCGTTCGTTGCAGGAGATAGATAGTATCCTGCAATTGTGAGCAGGCTGGCCAGAATCGCGAGCAAAACGATATATCGTTTTCCAGGAAGCCAGACTCCTATGAGGATGATTGCTGTGTAGGGGATGCCGCTGGCAATACCGAGTTCAAGCGATAGGTCCATTCCAAAAATTATCCCGAGCAATACCAGCGCCCCAGACAAGGTAGGAATGACAGGCTTTTCGATATCTTTTGATTCAACGATTTTCACTGTAAATTATTTCCTGTTCTTGCGCTTGTGAGTTTTGTTTTCAGGGCTCATCCTGTTCGGAAGACCATTTCGAATGCTTCTTTGTTACTCATAAAGATATAACTTAAATGTAACGTTTGCTCCGAATAATGCAAGTCAATTCAGCGCTTAAATTGTTATACTGAAATTCGACCAATTGTAAAATATGCATGCGTTCTTTGGCGCGAAAGGGGGATCGGCTTGATGACTATCAGGGCTTGTTTGTGGGCGCTGTCGTTCGTTATATTCGGTTCGCTTCAGGGCTGTGGTAATGGTAATGAGATTGAGAGCGCTGTTCCGTCCAGCGCTGAAGGCTGGCTTGAAAAATCGGCACAGGATCAAGGCATCGGAGCGTTTGAAGAGGCGATCCTTGCGCTGGATCAGGCCCTGATACTGAAACCCGGTTGGGATGAGGCTCATTTTCGCAAAGCCAAGGTTTATCAGGAATGGTCGAAGAATCGCGAAGCCATGCGCTCTTTCAAACAGGCTCTGGAGATCAGCCCGGGGCATGTCGAGGCATTGAGCGGCCTGGCGGTTGTTTTGTCCGCGCTCAAGTTGAATGAAGAGGCGATTGAAGCCTATAAGAGGATAGCGCGGATACAACCTGAAAATGCATCGATCCATTTCAAGATCGCTCTGGAAAACTGGTACATCCAGAATTTACCGGAAACGGTCGAGCATTATAAAAAGGCTATCGAAATTGATCCCGAATATTTACAGGCCCATCTCAACCTCGCGAGCGTTTATGAAAAGATGGAAAACTGGCAGGAGGCGATTCGCGAAGTTGAAATTGCAACGCAGTTAGCGCAACAGAAGGGCGATATGAGGGAAGTCGCTATTGCAAAAAAGAAATTGCCGTTTCTGATCGCCAGAGAACATTTGACTAAGGAAGAATTGGCCTTGAAGTCCCATCCATCGTTCAACAAGTGATTCTCTTGCCAGAGGGAATTCAGGCTGCGCGAGCCAGGCTTAATCAGTCGCGTTGCCTTTGCAGGGATTTTACGGGCTGAAGAATTTTTCTTTCTTTAAGAACCGCATGCAGGTCTCCGAGCAAAATATAATCTTCTACGGTTGTCTCCACTGGAATGAGATGCTTTGAACTCCAAAAAGTCAACTCGCCATGCGTGGTCTTGAAAATTTCCGGTGGGATGATGACTTTGAGGGCCAGTTCATCTTGTAAAGGGCGTTGCTGTAGCTTCCTTAAGGCGGCTTCTTCTTCTGCATTCATGATATGGACTTTGAATTGCGCCGTATTTTTTTCTGGAATCGTGTTGATGACGTAGTCTGAATCCTTGCGGATTTCTCCGTAAGCGTTATTTCTGAAATTGTAAAATGCGGCGAGAATGTCGTCGAATTGAACTCCTTCGGGGATTTCCCGCGAGCCTTTTTCGATCACCTCGTCATCCGACATTTTGTACCATTTGTTGAGGCGGGAATTGTAGTCCAGAAAATTCACGGTTTTCTCCACAGAGCCGCCTATGGTGACCTGGCGAACAAATTTTCTGGATCGAAATCGTTTTCCATTATCAACAACGTTGAACTGAGCCTGGTAAAAATGCCTCCGATAGGCTGTGAAAAAACCAACGAAACCTTTGGTCTCGGCTTCCAGACTGGCAGTGAAAGAACCGTCTTCATTTTCTCGTAGTTCGACGCGCGCGGTGGCGGCGTTTTCAAACCAGAGAAAGCTGATATCAATCAACAATTGTTCGTTTTTAAATCGGCGGATATCTCCGCTGGCCTGGTAGCCATCATATTCGCCGATCCGAAGCGGAGGTTTTGGGTCCGTCGGCGCCGTTAAAAGAGGATCCGCGAGCGCTGTTGTCCCAATAAAGAAGTGCAAAAGAAGGAAGAGTGGAGTGAATTTACGGACGGACAGTTTATTCAAAATAATTACCTTTTGATCGCCACAATTTTTTCTGAAACTCTTGCCAGAACGCGCAATTTATGGAAGAATGTTAAACCTGATTCATACAATTTTAACCCTATGCTAATTTTGATCCTATAGATTTTATGTCTACAGAAACGCTCCCATACCTACCTGGAACAGACGACGATCAAGACGAACGAACGCGATTATCCTACCTGCCGATGTACAGGGTCATCATGTGGAACGATAATGTGACGACGATGGAATTTGTGATTCGCGTTCTCATCAACCTGTTCGCGAAAGATTTCGATACTGCGGAGGGGTTGATGTACGAAATTCACGTTAATGGTTCGGCTCATGTCGTTACGCTCCCTCTGGAACAGGCTGAGTTCAAGGTGGAGCAGGTTCATTCCGCGGCGGCGCTGGAACAGTTTCCGTTTACCTGCACAATCGAACCAGAATAAAAGTTCTGTTGGTTCCCGCCCTAACCAGTCAGCTTGAACGCTTCTCCAGCGGGATGTATTGTCTTTTTTCGCTTCCGTCGTAGATTTGGCGAGGTCGGCCGATCTTGAAATTTTCATCCTCCTGTAGTTCTTTCCACTGCGCGATCCATCCGGGCAAGCGTCCCATTGCAAACATCACCGGAAACATATTGACCGGAATTCCCAGCGCCTTGTAAATCAATCCAGAATAAAAGTCAACGTTGGGGTAGAGTTTCTTTTCGACAAAGTAATCTTCTTCCAGAGCGATGCGTTCCAGCTCCAGAGCGATTCCAAGCAGTGGTTCTTTGTCGCCCAAAGGTTCGATGAGTTGGTGCGCCATTTTCTTGATCACGCGCGAGCGCGGGTCAAAATTCTTGTAAACCCGGTGGCCAAATCCCATCAGGCGGAATGGATCGTCCGGGGATTTTGCCTTGTTGATAAATTTCCGCACATCGCCGCCGTCTTCGTGAATCTGTTGCAACATTTCCATGACGGCCTGATTGGCTCCGCCATGAAGCGGCCCCCACAATGCGTAGATGCCGGCTGAGACGGATGCAAACAAATTGCACATCGAACTGCCAACGAGTCGCACGGCGCTGGTCGAGCAGTTCTGTTCATGATCTGCATGAATTAGTAAAAGTGTATCCAGAGCCTTGGCCGCAATGGAGTCTGGCTCGTAGGGCGCGCAAGGGGTTCCAAACATCATTTTTAAAAAGTTGCTGGCATAGTCGAGTTGGTTGTCCGGGTAGGGCAGGGCCTGACCGATTGACTTCTTGTAACTGTATGCGGCGATGGTTGGTAACTTTGCCAGCAGGCGATGAATGGTGATTTCGATTTCCCGCTCATTGCGCACGCTCAATTCGTTCTGGTAAAACGTTGCGAGCGAACCGACCACAGCAGAACACACGGCCATAGGGTGCGGGTTGTTGGGGAAACCGTCGTAAAAGTTTTTTATGGATTCATGCACCATCGAATGATGGGTGATGTGATATTGAAAAGTCTCCAACTGATCCTTCGTTGGAAGCTCGCCGTAAATGATTAGATAAGCGGTTTCGATAAAATTACTTTTCTCGGCAAGATCTTCGATGGGGTAGCCGCGGTACAACAAGATGCCTTTATCTCCTTCGAGGAAGGATATAGAGCTTCTGCAGGAGCCGGTGCTCATGAATCCGGGGTCGAAAGTGATCAAACCGGTTTCATTCCTTAACTGGGTGATGTCGATTGCCTTTTCGCCCATGGAACCTTCGATCACAGGCAGTTCGTAGGTTTTCCCCTGATAAACTAATTGAGCGGTTTCATTCATTGTTAGACTCGATCTTGTGCTGAATTGAAAATTGGATGATTAACTCTGCGGTTGTTTTATTTTTACAATCTATTATAACCATAATGCAGGTTAAATTTAATAATTTGTTCGCGATTTCCTGCCCGTTTTGACTCTTCATTGATTGAGTTATAAGGATCCTTGAAATGGTTGTGGCTGTTCGATGGCCCTCACGAGATTGCAATTTATGAAATGACAAGATTATGAAATCGAATCAACTTTTGCTTTACATGATGTTGGCAGGCATTGCGCTCGGAATATTCTGCGGTTGGAGTTTTGGTCATCGCATGGAAGCCGTCGCATGGATCGGTGAAATGTTTCTCGACGTCTTGAAAATGCTGGTCATTCCTCTGATCGTTTCTTCAATGATTGTTGGCATCTCCGGGCTTGGCGATATTCGCAAAGTCGGGAAGACTGGTGTGCTGGCCTTGATCTATTTCAGCACGACGACGGCGATTGCCGTGCTGATCGGGATCATCATGGTAAATATCTTCCAGCCTGGGGTGGGCGTTGAGTTGGCCTCGGAAATCCCTGATAAAGTCGCGGGCAAAGAGGTGGTGGGGATTACGGATGTATTGAAAAGTTTTGTGTCGCCCAATCTGGTCGAATCCATGGCGAACATGGATATCTTGCCTATCATCATCTTCTCCCTTATTTTCGGCGGGACCTTGACGACTTTAGGAGAGAAGGGCGTTCCGGTGATCGCTTTTTTTGAAGGCGTCAATGAAGCGATTATGAAGATGGTGCATTTAATCATGTACGTCTCGCCAATAGGCGTGTTTGCATTGATTGCTTCCAAACTGGGGGCGGCGGGCGGAGGCGACTTGTTCGTGGCAGAAATTATGAAGATTGGCAAGTACGCGGCGACGGTCATCACCGCTTTACTGGTTCATGCTCTTATCGTTTTGCCATTGATTCTTGTACTAGTTACCAAAAGGAGTCCTCTGGTCTATTTTCGGAACATCAGCGAGGCTTTGACGACGGCATTTTCCACGGCGAGTAGTTCTGCGACCTTGCCGGTGACGATGGAGTGCGTTGTGAACTCCAATGGGGTCCGTAAAAAATCAGCACAGTTTGTACTCCCCCTTGGCGCGACGATCAATATGGATGGAACGGCTCTTTACGAATCGGTGGCCGCGATTTTCATAGCTCAGATGGTTGGAATTGAGTTGGGTATGGGGCAACAAATGATTATTTTTCTAACAGCGACCCTGGCGGCGATTGGCGCGGCGGGGATCCCGGAGGCGGGTCTCGTTACCATGGTTATGGTATTACAGTCGGTCGGCCTTCCCTTGGAGGGGATCGGCATGCTTTTGTCAATCGACTGGTTTTTGGATCGTTGCCGTACCACGATCAATGTCTGGGGCGATTCGATTGGCGCGGCGGTCGTCGATCAGCTGGAATTGAAATATGTTGAGAAAGGAGGCGAGTCTTGATCATCGTGGCATTGGGGGGAGCGTTGGTTGGTATATTGTCTTCAGGCACGGGAATGGGGGGAGGATTTCTGGTGGTGCCCTTGCTGATTTTTTTGGGAAAGGATGTGAAGCTGGCGGTGGGCACGTCGTTTATTTTTATATTTTTTGCCGCCGCGTCCGCGCTTGCGGCTCATCATAGGTTGGGGAATCTGGAATGGAAGACAGGACTGGCTCTGGCTGTTGGAGGGCTTGTAGGCGCCCAGATCGGGCCTGCTTTACTGGAACAGGTGCCCGACGCCATGTTCAAACGGGTTTTCGCGTTTATTCTGGTGGGAGTCGGGGTGTGGATGTTGTTTTCAGCAAAAAATAACGGCGCTTGAACTTCTCAATGAAATCTGGGATTCGAGCGGCTGTCTCTTGATGATTGAATCATATTCCTGGTTGCTGAGAGCGGCGCTCTCAATGATATCAATCAGGATTTTCGTTCCC
This window of the Candidatus Nitrohelix vancouverensis genome carries:
- a CDS encoding PAS domain-containing protein, producing the protein MKIVESKDIEKPVIPTLSGALVLLGIIFGMDLSLELGIASGIPYTAIILIGVWLPGKRYIVLLAILASLLTIAGYYLSPATNESWKPLMNRGLILFSIWVVALLCLKIKAIENALFEFQNSLRKVINDRTEGLKKANDLLKKEIYLHQQSENENFKLIQAVEKNPNAILITDQYAQIEYANPQFYRRTGYTEDEIIGEKPRILQTEGTSKAEYKIMWDHTPSSKEWKGEIRGDKKNERSFWSTAQVFPINDEDGKLKNFIAIEENVSH
- a CDS encoding tetratricopeptide repeat protein; amino-acid sequence: MTIRACLWALSFVIFGSLQGCGNGNEIESAVPSSAEGWLEKSAQDQGIGAFEEAILALDQALILKPGWDEAHFRKAKVYQEWSKNREAMRSFKQALEISPGHVEALSGLAVVLSALKLNEEAIEAYKRIARIQPENASIHFKIALENWYIQNLPETVEHYKKAIEIDPEYLQAHLNLASVYEKMENWQEAIREVEIATQLAQQKGDMREVAIAKKKLPFLIAREHLTKEELALKSHPSFNK
- a CDS encoding DUF3108 domain-containing protein; translation: MNKLSVRKFTPLFLLLHFFIGTTALADPLLTAPTDPKPPLRIGEYDGYQASGDIRRFKNEQLLIDISFLWFENAATARVELRENEDGSFTASLEAETKGFVGFFTAYRRHFYQAQFNVVDNGKRFRSRKFVRQVTIGGSVEKTVNFLDYNSRLNKWYKMSDDEVIEKGSREIPEGVQFDDILAAFYNFRNNAYGEIRKDSDYVINTIPEKNTAQFKVHIMNAEEEAALRKLQQRPLQDELALKVIIPPEIFKTTHGELTFWSSKHLIPVETTVEDYILLGDLHAVLKERKILQPVKSLQRQRD
- a CDS encoding ATP-dependent Clp protease adaptor ClpS, which codes for MSTETLPYLPGTDDDQDERTRLSYLPMYRVIMWNDNVTTMEFVIRVLINLFAKDFDTAEGLMYEIHVNGSAHVVTLPLEQAEFKVEQVHSAAALEQFPFTCTIEPE
- a CDS encoding citrate synthase; amino-acid sequence: MNETAQLVYQGKTYELPVIEGSMGEKAIDITQLRNETGLITFDPGFMSTGSCRSSISFLEGDKGILLYRGYPIEDLAEKSNFIETAYLIIYGELPTKDQLETFQYHITHHSMVHESIKNFYDGFPNNPHPMAVCSAVVGSLATFYQNELSVRNEREIEITIHRLLAKLPTIAAYSYKKSIGQALPYPDNQLDYASNFLKMMFGTPCAPYEPDSIAAKALDTLLLIHADHEQNCSTSAVRLVGSSMCNLFASVSAGIYALWGPLHGGANQAVMEMLQQIHEDGGDVRKFINKAKSPDDPFRLMGFGHRVYKNFDPRSRVIKKMAHQLIEPLGDKEPLLGIALELERIALEEDYFVEKKLYPNVDFYSGLIYKALGIPVNMFPVMFAMGRLPGWIAQWKELQEDENFKIGRPRQIYDGSEKRQYIPLEKRSS
- a CDS encoding dicarboxylate/amino acid:cation symporter; the protein is MKSNQLLLYMMLAGIALGIFCGWSFGHRMEAVAWIGEMFLDVLKMLVIPLIVSSMIVGISGLGDIRKVGKTGVLALIYFSTTTAIAVLIGIIMVNIFQPGVGVELASEIPDKVAGKEVVGITDVLKSFVSPNLVESMANMDILPIIIFSLIFGGTLTTLGEKGVPVIAFFEGVNEAIMKMVHLIMYVSPIGVFALIASKLGAAGGGDLFVAEIMKIGKYAATVITALLVHALIVLPLILVLVTKRSPLVYFRNISEALTTAFSTASSSATLPVTMECVVNSNGVRKKSAQFVLPLGATINMDGTALYESVAAIFIAQMVGIELGMGQQMIIFLTATLAAIGAAGIPEAGLVTMVMVLQSVGLPLEGIGMLLSIDWFLDRCRTTINVWGDSIGAAVVDQLELKYVEKGGES
- a CDS encoding sulfite exporter TauE/SafE family protein, whose translation is MIIVALGGALVGILSSGTGMGGGFLVVPLLIFLGKDVKLAVGTSFIFIFFAAASALAAHHRLGNLEWKTGLALAVGGLVGAQIGPALLEQVPDAMFKRVFAFILVGVGVWMLFSAKNNGA